In one window of Desulforhabdus amnigena DNA:
- a CDS encoding tetratricopeptide repeat protein: MMSSRKKDARSEEKTGRVSIRDDERVEPSSGHVARSKRANAEGGDAAKRLTALEEAQQLMYKAWQTTDPLTRVALAQKALELSSDCADAYVLLGREISTSIADAIALYRLGVEAGERAIGKEAFERDAGRFWEIVETRPYMRARQGLAEFLWGAGHREEAVEHYQDLLRLNPTDNQGIRNLLMPCLIELGRDEDAYALFKRYELDEMAVWKYSRVVLEFRKNGDSPSAGEFLEKALEQNPFVPEYLLGRKAMPHNLPQHFSFGDRNEAIMYVYDNHVVWNKTPGILNWLKARME; encoded by the coding sequence ATGATGAGCAGCAGGAAAAAAGATGCCCGGAGTGAAGAAAAGACTGGAAGAGTCTCGATACGGGATGACGAAAGGGTTGAGCCTTCTTCGGGTCACGTAGCCCGGAGCAAACGGGCAAATGCGGAAGGGGGCGATGCCGCAAAGCGCCTTACCGCTCTGGAAGAGGCGCAGCAACTCATGTATAAAGCCTGGCAAACGACGGACCCGCTCACGAGGGTGGCCCTTGCTCAGAAAGCCTTGGAACTGTCATCGGACTGTGCCGACGCCTACGTTTTGCTCGGCCGGGAGATTTCCACCTCTATTGCGGATGCCATTGCCCTCTACCGCCTGGGCGTGGAAGCAGGCGAGCGGGCCATCGGCAAGGAAGCTTTCGAACGGGATGCAGGGCGCTTCTGGGAGATAGTGGAAACCCGGCCCTATATGAGAGCCCGGCAGGGACTTGCGGAGTTCCTCTGGGGGGCGGGGCATCGTGAAGAAGCGGTGGAGCATTACCAGGATTTGTTGAGGCTCAATCCGACGGACAACCAGGGGATCCGGAATTTGCTGATGCCCTGCCTGATCGAGTTGGGGAGAGACGAGGATGCATACGCTCTCTTCAAGCGGTACGAACTGGATGAGATGGCTGTCTGGAAGTATTCCAGGGTTGTGCTGGAGTTCCGAAAAAACGGCGATTCTCCGTCGGCCGGGGAGTTCCTCGAGAAGGCCCTGGAGCAGAATCCGTTCGTACCGGAATATCTGCTCGGCCGAAAAGCAATGCCCCACAACCTTCCGCAGCACTTCAGCTTCGGTGACCGGAACGAAGCCATAATGTATGTTTATGACAACCATGTCGTATGGAATAAGACTCCGGGAATCCTGAACTGGCTCAAAGCCCGGATGGAGTGA
- a CDS encoding pyridoxamine 5'-phosphate oxidase family protein encodes MLHKMKAFLKEKDMCVLATCLGGKPHCSLMAYVTDDAGEVVYMTTLKDTQKYMNLKENPQVSLLIDNRERMDISRDRTCALTVSGSYFPPMDPQEKKSILSKISQKHSHLAQLVNDPRAEVLCIRIESFLLLEGALDAHFERVS; translated from the coding sequence ATGCTCCATAAGATGAAGGCTTTTCTCAAGGAAAAAGATATGTGCGTGCTGGCGACCTGTTTGGGCGGCAAGCCCCATTGTTCCCTCATGGCCTACGTTACGGATGATGCGGGTGAAGTGGTGTACATGACGACGCTCAAGGATACTCAAAAATACATGAATCTTAAGGAAAATCCTCAAGTGAGCCTTTTGATCGACAATCGGGAGAGAATGGATATTTCCCGAGATCGAACCTGTGCTCTGACTGTTTCGGGATCTTATTTCCCTCCGATGGACCCGCAAGAAAAAAAGTCGATCTTGTCGAAGATCTCCCAAAAGCATTCTCATCTGGCTCAACTGGTGAATGATCCGCGAGCGGAAGTGCTCTGTATTCGAATCGAGTCTTTCCTCTTGCTGGAAGGGGCTCTGGATGCGCATTTTGAAAGGGTTTCCTGA
- a CDS encoding iron-sulfur cluster assembly scaffold protein: protein MKEDLDAFAQQLQLSIFEETRRDWGEKVYERWKNPLYMGKMYGADGEATLRGTCGDQMQIYLKFDGERVVEASFQTDGCGPSVVCGSFAAEMAHGKVPEELFEISGETILSVLGGLPEDHRHCAFLAAETLQAAANDYLVKQAQKGKTSTARSGPCCSAKKED from the coding sequence ATGAAAGAAGATTTGGATGCATTTGCGCAGCAGCTCCAACTGAGCATCTTTGAGGAAACCAGGAGAGACTGGGGTGAGAAAGTCTATGAACGATGGAAAAATCCACTTTATATGGGGAAGATGTACGGTGCGGATGGTGAGGCGACTTTGAGGGGGACCTGCGGGGATCAAATGCAGATCTATCTGAAGTTTGACGGAGAAAGGGTTGTCGAGGCGTCCTTTCAAACGGATGGATGCGGTCCCAGTGTGGTGTGCGGTTCCTTTGCGGCCGAAATGGCTCACGGAAAGGTTCCCGAAGAACTTTTCGAAATATCGGGTGAAACCATTCTTTCCGTCCTTGGGGGGCTCCCCGAAGACCATCGACATTGCGCTTTTTTGGCCGCCGAGACCCTGCAGGCAGCAGCAAACGATTATTTGGTCAAGCAAGCCCAAAAGGGCAAAACCTCTACTGCTCGCAGTGGTCCTTGTTGTTCGGCCAAAAAAGAGGATTGA
- a CDS encoding CGGC domain-containing protein: MAKIGLMRCEKNEVRCPLTGCLNSLKNVEQGFDRYEDAELVGVFTCRCPGEDAVDLAKILKSKGAEVIHWCTCAFARREDGKWVLGGGFCDHLDAILERVSREVQIPCVKGTAHLPQGYRPEVFE; the protein is encoded by the coding sequence ATGGCGAAAATCGGATTGATGCGTTGCGAAAAAAACGAGGTGCGCTGCCCTTTGACCGGATGTCTCAACAGTCTGAAAAATGTCGAACAGGGGTTCGATCGTTATGAAGATGCTGAACTCGTGGGTGTTTTCACCTGCAGGTGCCCGGGAGAGGACGCTGTCGATCTGGCGAAGATCTTGAAAAGCAAGGGTGCCGAGGTGATCCACTGGTGCACCTGTGCCTTCGCCCGTCGGGAAGATGGAAAATGGGTCCTGGGCGGAGGGTTTTGTGATCATTTGGATGCAATCCTTGAACGTGTCTCCAGAGAGGTGCAAATTCCATGTGTAAAGGGTACGGCCCACCTACCCCAAGGGTATCGGCCTGAAGTGTTTGAGTGA